The genomic stretch atatatatatatatatatttttcccaACAGTGTATAATATCGATTATTTTGGATTATAGGCAAATCCAAATTGGACCGAATTCCGAAAGAGTGGACTTCCATGGTGGCCAGAGTTGTTAGAGGTCTTCTCAGACTCAAGTGCTCGAGGAGATAGAGGAGTATCTCAGCATACTGCTGGGAAGCAAAAGTCCATTGACATTGATCTTGAttgtgaggatgagaatgatacaCATGACTCCCCTGAAGATGTAGTAGGTCTGGATGATATAGAGCCTACAGATGTTGATGAAGTGGTCAGTCGTTCTACAACAAAGCGGAAGCGTGATAGAACTCCCACAGACCGAAGGAAGAAGAGTACCACAAAAATCATTACCAAATCTGCACATGACTTCAGCTCATATGTGGCCTGGAAAATGGAACGGGGGGTAGTAGTACTCCCACTTCCAGACCAGTTCTTCCAACTGTCAATAATCTAGTAGATGGAATGTACAGCATCAAAGCGTGTCAGGTATTGTTGGACAACATGATAGAGTTAACAGAAGAGATGTGGGTGAAGGCTCAACAAAAGATACACAATAGTGCTGCTTGGAGAATATCATTTGTAGAAGTTGTTGCTGAAAAAAGGATGTGGATAATTAGAGCATTGAAGTAGGATTTGGGAGTTTCTTGAAAACAATaggtttctttttaaatttgagaacatggatatttatttgtttgataTTGATGGATGGTTTGATTTAAAAGTAGGATAGGGGAATTTCTTTGAGGATGACATGGATATTTCTTTGCttgttgattttgatggatattttgatttaaaagtaAGATATGGGAGTTTATTTGAGAATGATATGGATATTTGTTAGTTGTTGAGGATGATATGGTTATTTAAAAGTAAGATATGCTAGTTTATTTGAGGACGATAGGGAAGTAATGATTTTATGTTAGTTGTTAGAGTATATGTTACGTAATAGAAAACTCTATGTTTTATTTACTTATGTGACATTTAAAAAGATATTCCCTATTGAATCTCTATCACattgggttttttcattttaatcatgtatgatgtcttcccttttgtcaaaattctaatggcataactgtaattaatgATACATGCATAAgaaaccgtttcttgaaacagaaaaatcaaacacttttttgaggtaaaaaaattgtttcttggaacagaaacgagagaaaccgtttctgctgtttctagacacagaaacaattgaaacaaaatcaaacggcccctAAATGTAACCTACCCGGTTACAAAAACCTTGTAACCTAAATTAttgtgtccccattattttgtcattttgtgattgcttttaaggtcaaaaaattaaattattgtatccccattattttttcattttgtgattgcttttaaggtcaaaaaagtaaattactgtgttccatttattttatcattttgtgattgtttttaaggtcaaaaaagtaaattcaacctcaactttttgaatcgttactttgatttaaacggcaaaacaaggggtattttgagaatgaatacactcttcccaaacaacccCTAGCCCCAACTGATCGTCTTCTTCCTCGCGAGTCTTTCTGTTACCTTTCTTGGTTTTTATGGCATAAAGTTTGGCAAGATCATCTCCAGTGAGTCAGGTAAAGGTTCTCTTTCTTCTCGACATGTCTAATgcttttatgggttttagggtttaaaactttTGGTGGACTTCAGTTTTGTTTTATgaaatttagaaaacaaaacctcttCCCAGAAATTCATATATCAActatattgcaataatttctattgttgtgcattagagatgaggtgggtaagatagttctaatcatgtctctttttctcccttcaaagaaatcaattgtattaaatatgCTAGTGTTTTTAAGAAAGTTAAAATCCAGAAAGATGACAAATAgcaatattgtatttttttttcgtaaagtAATATAGTAGGCTTGGTACTACTACAATGATGACATGTGATATTTCgtatttataatatattttataggttgattctaagggttttgggattgattcttgtcaattccaatttgatttggatttggattgatattggcagctactaatttgatctttgattctgtgtttaaaatcgatcataaggtttataggactagatcatgggtcttaagatttgaggacaattctagggttctttttatctgattttgattcgattggatcaaaatttataggaatcagTCCCAAGGATGTAGGGGACGGTATCAATATCGGTCTTTGTCGATGCCGATTCTATACCGAACCAGATCGGatgggatcggtgggtatcggtctattttacccttgatttttataaaaggtactactttttacctattttacccctgaaacgatccgGATAACCGATCCAGATCGAGGATCGATCTCAGCCAATACGATCGATCCcagaccaatacttgaaaccatgatcagttcgatctccaattccaagtttaaaatccctagttgatttggctagttcgaatcaatcccaattctgatcattatagaatggcatatctaggattttggggattaggctattggtttttagaatttagtgtcaattctagcatttttgtgattgattcggaTATGATCCAGACTAGAATCATTAGGGAccaatttattctttgattttgagttaaaattctggtattagcCGATCTGGATTAGAATTGGTCATGAACTATTCAACTCCGGAAGTTTtagaatggtcaatttagaattagaatcactagagggattgttttgatactcaatttcgagtttaaaatcattggttgaataaaccaatttcgatccaaatcgaccatagtaatacctatccagACTATTTTAGAATGACTGAttataaggcttttgtgattgatttgatccatttctgattttggtcactttgatctagattttatctagtattaggccaaattgaaatcaaagttcaatttcaatttagaccaattcaatttttattgagttgacttaatggcctcttgtaagtaatatgttctcttttagtaatttttttaagttgttataAGGTCTTTTATGGTTTCGATTCTCTTGATCTGgttaaattcaattttttaccgatttgataaaaactcaaattgaTAAAAGTTCGTTTCAcgtttctcttgattagtccaacCCGCTTGAATTGGAAATGGACACCTTTActcaaagcaatagacccaatcacccaatggttagtataattttttttttttaaatcccacGTTGGACTTTAGAGGGAcaaggaattgagatttgagattccaaacgtagtgatgggtctatttgaggataaaattacatttctaccatttttaaacaatttttcataaaaagtggtgcagcaacttttaagtttttattgggaatataaacacatgaaattaccttttgaatcttcttgaaccaatcatttctttcacattaTAAGACTTTTTAGGTAACTAAAAGTGGGTTACAAGccttttgtaacctacctaggttacaactagacaaacccaAAAGAAATTGTGGATGAGAAGCTTCCAAACAGgctaaaactgaaaatattaACTCATGCAAGTCcctcattcaaaaaaaaaaaaaaaaaaaaaaacaaatcaacagGATATCAGTTGGTACTATCAGAACTAACCAATTCCGTATCTTCCTAGAAAGTTACATCATAGTTGAGTGCCAGATGAACTCagacttttttttataaaaccaccAATAAATAAAAGCCAAAGCACATGCAAATATTGAATAATAAGAGCAGAGAAGCATACGGGTCTCATCATGACCAAGCTCATAGAATTAGTGATTTCAAAGATATTGAAAGGAAAGgagaacaaataaaataagGTTTCCAGGATAAAGAATGTGTTAGAATTGTTCTACCTGGAAAATGGGAAATAGAGAGCAGTAGGAACGACAATCATACGTGAGTTACCTGCTCTTCTGAGatttcatcttctccttcctcctaTTTTTCTGGAGAACGCCATGAACGACCAAAAAGGAGTTGTGTagtagaaaaggaaagaaaaaaataacagaaaacaTTGTCATGACTGATGAGCATAGCTTGCTCAAGTGTTCTTGATCCTGAAGAGTTGTCTTTCACAACTAAAGGATTCAGTAAAGCAGAGACCATCTTCCCCACTGCTCTACTATCAAAGAAAGTACCAGAGAAATCAAATCCCATAGAAATCTTCTACACCAATGCCATCCAATGGTAGTGCTTAGCCTACACAGCGCATGCTTttatttaaataagaaaaacactTGAATTGGATGGGAGGAAGGTCAATTTCAGCTACAAAGGGTTTGGCCCATGAAACCACCTGGGAAGAGAGGTGTGTGATTGACAGAAAGAAAGGGGTATGCGATGTggttcagagagagaaagagaggttcCCCATTGTATATTCAAACGCCGAACCATGGATCTGCAACCTCGAATAGGCTTCAGAAGACGATCTCATGTCCTAGCATAGGGTTAGGATATGCCAATGTTGTTAATGAGAATTACAACACTCCCAAGACCTTCGATGGGTTCCTGAATCCATCGAATCCCTTCAAAAAGGTATGTGTTATGATCGGAAATCCGCCAGAGGAGCTAAACCTACACAGggacagaaggcagaggcccggaggtatctctggggttagtcctccgacgctcaagttagagacCGGCGAAATAGTATTTtcacaagagtaatggtgtgagtGTTGACCTACCTCTCCCCTCCtttcgggccctctcttatagtgcttagggctagggtttcttttgggagtcccccTTAGGTCCGCCTTTTTCCCTTCCcgagtcctactcgaatacgcGCTATTccccttgtggggaatattctctattcgggtatcttctcctcacgtggttTACGTGGTTAGAATTCTTGCGACCTCTATCAAGTGGGTGAAAAGTGTCCTTCCTttggataccacgtgttcttaccttaCAGGGTGATTAATTGGGCCATATCatagcccccttacttccactaggaagCTCTTTCAGTGGAAGTaacttccttcctcttttgtgTTCCCCTTCGGCCTTCTGTCACGGCCTTCATCTTGAAACCAAGACCTCTGATCATGTCCAcagccttagccagagccccaaccaaggttttgacctttggtcaggttcactcggccttaGAAGAACCCCCAACCGAGgcggtgaccttcggtcaggtctgcttggccttagccagagcccccaaccgaggttttgaccttcagtcaggttcgctcggccttggccgGAGCCCCAACCTAGGTGGTGACCCTCGATCAAgtctgctcagccttagccCAGAGCCCTAGCTGAGGTTTTAACCTTCAGTCAGGTTCGCTCAGCCATGGCCGAAGCCCCAACCTAGGCGGTgacttcggtcaggtctgctcgaccttagCCCAGAGCCCTAAccaaggttttgaccttcggttaggtctgctcggccttagccagagcccccaatcgaggttttgacctttggtcaggtctgctcggccctAGCTAGAGCCCCCAACTGAAGTTTTAACATTCAGTCAGGTTCACTCAACTGTGGCTGGAGCCCCCAACCTAGCCAGTGACCTTCGGTCCGATCTGCtcagccttagccagagccccaaccaaggttttgaccttcgatcaggttcgctcggccttgGTCGGAGCCCCAACCTAGgcggtgaccttcggtcaggtttgttCGACCTTAGCCCAGAGCCCTAACGTAGGTTTTAACCcttggtcaggtccactcggccttagccagagccccaaATCGAGGTTTttaccttcggtcaggtccgctcggccctagccagagcccccaaccgaggttttgaccttcggtcgTGTCTCTGGCTCGAGCAACATGTCACTCGTGTCTTACCTAGAGTGCCTTGGGAATCAGCATTGATGACCTGTTGGGGTCATTAATGGCCTCGAGTAGTCAGATCGTCATTACCTTGCCTATATAAAGTGAGACCCCCTCATTTTAGTCACTTTTCCCAGAGCCATCAACCTTCGGTCTAGCACTCTTTCCTTCATCTTTGGTTTTCCTCATCCATTGTAATCAGTAAGTTCCATATCTAGCTCATTCGGTAGTAGGCCCTCGTCCTCTGAGGGGACCGTCTCTAACCCGAGGCATCGCAGTCCCGGACATGTTTGAGGCATGTCCTCGGGTTCATCCTCAGAGTCCCATTCGTCTCGTGTTTCCTCCTCCATTGCTACACCTAATGGATCCGCAGGTGGTCTGAGCGTGGAAGATATTATGGAAGGGGTTCTTGAAACCCGAGCCCAGACGAATGAGTCTCTTCCTGGAGAGGCTAGGGACATATTATCTACTATGTTCGAGGTAGAGTTCGATGAGCTTAGGGTGTCCTGTAGTATCCCAAGTGAATTCGACCTTCGGCTCCCAATGCCCATCGATAGGGCTAGTTATAGGAACCCAGGTGAACTCTGCTTCTATCGAGATTCCTTCAAGGCAGGGCTCTAGCTTCCACTACACCCTTTCTTCAGCCAAGTGTTTCAGTACTATAGCATCTGCCTACCCCAGCTGACTCCAAATGGGTGGCGGAGAATCCTTAGTTTCATAGTGTACTTCTGTTAGATTTAGAGGCCCAtctcccttcctctttttctgAATTGTCTGTCCCTCGGAGGCAGTAAAGGGGACTCGGGCTGGTATTACTTCGGCCCTCGGAAGGACATTAGGTTTTTGAATGGGTATCCTTCTTCGATCCACGGCTGGAAGCACAAGTATTTCTTTGTGAGATCGTCCAAGGGTTTCCCCATCGGCAACGTCTGGGACATTCCCGACCTGAAGGATGTTAATTCCATGCCAGCCCTCTTCGAAGTGGATGCAGAGTCCCTGGCATTGGCAAAACTCAAGCCCCAGAGTCCACCAGTCAAGTCCGATAGTCTTCAATCGGACGCCATCCTTTTCGGTTCGGGCTTAGCCTGGGTGAGTTAGGGTCACCCGATTCCATTCTTGCTTCGTCTCCTTCTGGGTAATGCTAACCTTTGCTTCTCCTATGCAGTGCAACTGTAATACCCTggttcttaaacccggtctgatttcgtggttgaaccggtttaactatgcaggaaccgaaccagagggagttagagcaggttccttatgggctatgatggcaagggtgaccttaaacatcggctggcccgacaagtccgagccagtgccagaagagacgggagtgcccaagccgtgtacatgcacctaccataaggccatgtatggatgaagcaggtattatagccgtattttaaggtataNNNNNNNNNNNNNNNNNNNNNNNNNNNNNNNNNNNNNNNNNNNNNNNNNNNNNNNNNNNNNNNNNNNNNNNNNNNNNNNNNNNNNNNNNNNNNNNNNNNNNNNNNNNNNNNNNNNNNNNNNNNNNNNNNNNNNNNNNNNNNNNNNNNNNNNNNNNNNNNNNNNNNNNNNNNNNNNNNNNNNNNNNNNNNNNNNNNNNNNNNNNNNNNNNNNNNNNNNNNNNNNNNNNNNNNNNNNNNNNNNNNNNNNNNNNNNNNNNNNNNNNNNNNNNNNNNNNNNNNNNNNNNNNNNNNNNNNNNNNNNNNNNNNNNNNNNNNNNNNNNNNNNNNNNNNNNNNNNNNNNNNNNNNNNNNNNNNNNNNNNNNNNNNNNNNNNNNNNNNNNNNNNNNNNNNNNNNNNNNNNNNNNNNNNNNNNNNNNNNNNNNN from Macadamia integrifolia cultivar HAES 741 chromosome 11, SCU_Mint_v3, whole genome shotgun sequence encodes the following:
- the LOC122093101 gene encoding uncharacterized protein LOC122093101; the encoded protein is MSYSGNPTPAPTTTITTTTTTILWNASELNKFINLMIDNVRNGQKSNSTFSKVWWNNIKAGLEPTFQRPFRKEQLRNKMNKLRGDYTSFRRLLETMGFGWDSNTRTATAADSVWENTIKANPNWTEFRKSGLPWWPELLEVFSDSSARGDRGVSQHTAGKQKSIDIDLDCEDENDTHDSPEDVVGLDDIEPTDVDEVLICGLENGTGGSSTPTSRPVLPTVNNLVDGMYSIKACQVLLDNMIELTEEMWVKAQQKIHNSAAWRISFVEVVAEKRMWIIRALK